From the Corynebacterium sp. P3-F1 genome, the window GCGTAGTTCAGGTTGCGGCGCTGAGTGGAGTTGTTCAGCTCAGTCTTGGCGTTCTTCTGGAACTTGTCGTGTTCGCGGAAGTGCCCCAGATCGCGCGGGGCGTGGGGCGGCATCGTGGGGTTACCCAGTCCGACCTTCACAGCATCTTCTCCTTCGTGTAGGCCGCGGATTCCGGCGTCCACGGATTCTCTCGGGTGGAGGCGAGAATTTCGGCGATGTGGATGGCGCGGATGCCCGTGTGCTGGCGGGACATGGCGCCGCCGATGTTCATCAGGCAGGACGAGTCACCGGCGGTGACGTATTCGGCCTTTGTGTCCTTGATGTGGCGCACCTTGTCGGAGACCATCGCGGCCGAGGTGTCGGCGTTTTTCACCGCGAAGGTGCCGCCGAAACCGCAGCATTCCTCGATGTTCTCCAGCTCCACGAGCTCCAGGCCGTCGACAGCCTTGAGCAGGTCCGTCGGGCGGTCGCCGACCTTGATGAAGCGGCGGGAGTGGCACGTGGAGTGGTAGGTGACGCGGTGCGGGAAGAACGCGCCCACGTCGGTGGTGCCCATCACGTCGACGATGAACTCGGAGAGGTCCAGAGTCTTCTTGGTGGTTTTCTCAGTGCCGGCGACGAGCTCCTTGGAGCCGTAGCGCTCGGCGATCCGCGTGTGTTGCTCGCGCACGGCACCGGTGCAGGAACCGGACGGGGTGACCACGTAATCGATGGAATCATCGGCGAAAGCGTCGACGTAATTCTCGATCATGGGCACCGTTTCCTTTTGGTACCCGGTGTTGATGTGCATTTGCCCGCAGCAGGTTTGCTCCGGGGGGAAGACGACCTCGCATCCGAGTCTGGACAGAACGAGAGCTGCCGCCTTGTGTGCATCGGGGAAAAGAGCGTCACCGATACACGTAGTGAACAGGGCTACGCGCACTGCTGGTTCCTTTCTGGGTAGGTTTTTGCCAGCTGCATGTAAGACAGTAGTCAGAGTACTGCCTCATACCGGTGACGCTACTCTTAAATCGCCCGGAACGCCGATGTGGCTAGGGGACCATGGGGGCAAGACCGCTGAGCAGGTTCGTCTGCAGGAAAATCAGCGTGCACACCGCGAGCAGGAAGCCGAAAGACCAGCCGACGACCTTCTTGAACAGTTCGGATTCCCGGCCTTCCATGTCCACCGCGGTGGCGGCGATGGCGAGGGACTGCGGAGAGATCATCTTGCCCACCACACCACCGGTGGTGTTGGCGGCGAGCATGAGGTCGGGGTTGAGGTCCAAGGAGTCGGCTGCGGTGACCTGGAGTTTGGCAAATAGCGCGTTCGCGGACGTGTCGGAACCCGTGACGGCCACGCCCACCCA encodes:
- a CDS encoding (Fe-S)-binding protein, with product MRVALFTTCIGDALFPDAHKAAALVLSRLGCEVVFPPEQTCCGQMHINTGYQKETVPMIENYVDAFADDSIDYVVTPSGSCTGAVREQHTRIAERYGSKELVAGTEKTTKKTLDLSEFIVDVMGTTDVGAFFPHRVTYHSTCHSRRFIKVGDRPTDLLKAVDGLELVELENIEECCGFGGTFAVKNADTSAAMVSDKVRHIKDTKAEYVTAGDSSCLMNIGGAMSRQHTGIRAIHIAEILASTRENPWTPESAAYTKEKML